TGATATGATCTTCAGCGCATATCAATTGATTTGATAATGGTCTTTAATGCTCttattttctttatgttttgcaTTGAGTTCcccaagttcagcatgtgttttGGGCCTTGGTGAAATCTGGTATGGGTCTTTTAAGTCATGTGGATCGGATCTTAGGATCAGGTTTGGAGCTTGTGAAACCCGGCTCCAATAAATCTCCTCTCGAGGCCGGCGTGTCTTAGGTCGTCGGATGAGGCTTGTTTCAGATATGgtccaaaatataaaataatttaatattttaagatattttaagTTTGTTCAAAACTGattaacaaataatattttctgaCATTATTTACAATTGGTtaacttatttaaaatttatattattaataattaatattttctaaaaagtttaatttcttaattatttgctttattcaaaatattttatattatgaaatgaAAGGAGTATTAGTAATTTTTAGGTTATACGTACAATTAaagcattttttttatcaactggTAAAACTTAAAGCCAAAGATAGCCTTTACAACCTATTCAATCACCATGTATATAGTTGAATCTAGGAGACAAGTTAAATGCATGATATCTttgatttataacaattaaGATATAAACACCAGATgttgtataaatttttttttgaaaaaactactATATTTACgtataatttaaaaagtatTCAGAGTTACTACGTTGGGAATCTTTAAgcttttttaagtttaagactATTAAATTTCAATAAACTAAACATTAAAAGGATGAATGTGTACTATACTCCAATAAAAGTGGATGGGTGAGTATGCGGACGGGTGAATATGTCAATCATGCAAGGTAAAATATAAGATTGTTTTTAACATTGATGACATCCCCAAAAGCAACTTTTTAATTTCgaatatgaattttaatttatataccaaaaattttgaatttttttataaaaaaatttgaatggtaaaattttaaatttgaagttttactaatcaaaattttaaaatttaaagttgtgtattttcagttatttacaattatatatCTTTCAAATGGTtaatttaatagttattatttttagttcatacaattttatatcttataaatattttatatatgtgaaaGCCCCATAGGTACAATAGTTTGACTGGAAATTTGTTAATGCATATAAGTTAGGaagtattatttttgtattttaggtaaacaattgattaaaattatgcatattaatgaagaaaatatttacatGATACAAGTGAAATTGTTAGGCGTAAAATTTCTTGAGACGATTCATAGTGGTACAAATATAACTATCATTAGAAGTGAATCTTCGTAAAACATGTAATATTATCTGTTGTAAATTCATATAGAGAAATTGTTAGAAATACCACAAGTTAAGTATCACTTTTTGAAAATAccaccaataaaaaaatataataatatatgctctataaatatttagagtttagtattaaGGGGTTATTTTgggtttataaatgttttataaatatttttaaaaattaacttaGTGTTATTTTATCTCAAATTTAGGTATTTGTAAAAATAGTCATTTGTTAATGATAAatttgaaaagtggtatcaAACTTGTGCTAGATTTGAAATTTTCCCATTCacatatgtaatatttattataattcctaataaaataataaagccGTTTTAGAAGAATTTTTATATCTAAAAGTACCGGATTCAATAATGTTTACCTCATTACCTATTTATaactaacaaaatattaataaatattttaatcatatcaattaatcatatattagaACATTGCAGAAAATAGTTTACTgagtaattattaattattataattttatgttcattaactaatattttgtaataggttttaaatgtatgttttatatttataagagtTAAATGATTTTAGTCAATTTATAGCATTATTGATTGAGGATtacaaagtaaataaaaattattttataataatattgaaattttgttattggagataccaaaatttttaaaatatataacattagagataaataaatatatatatatatatatatatatatatatatatatataatttgaagaaaaaacattaatagGAGATATCGTTCTTGCATAGCTCAATAGGAGCAACAGGTcatataacttttatttaagttataTATGGATTCTATGTACATCTTGAATTTTGCAGTGATCAGGACAAGTTTATATTGACAGAAAAATTACCTACATTCTAACCCAAgcgaaatatattttaatatatttgagtttttagataatatatattcataaaatgTGTAAATTTAAGATATGTTTGATGGGCTTATTTTAGTATAGATGCATGATatagtaataaattttaatcatttctaaaaattaagaatatattttttgtttattttttatggttctATTTCGTATGaagaatatatatcaaaatttgaaatgcaaattaaaattttattttaatgtatatgatatggttatataattttattatgttgtatttaaaattatattatttaaaatttaatttttattttacaatctATTTTCAAAGTCTCATttcaaaattgttaaaaatatttatattaaaatatgtaaaaaattagaaataggTAATTATGCTAAGTCTATATGTATTAGTAGTACATGATTTGATCCGTATCATTAGGGTTgaccattttatatttaatgttaaGTAATATTACCTATTTGAAGATTGTAGTTGTgtttatattacaaaattcTAATAGTAGATGATATTTGGAcaactataattattttaaattaaaaattttattctcTAAAAGATAAATGTGGTTATTTAAATCatcaaatcatatatttattatataaagaaaaataatattttgtattgatTGTTGCTTGTTAAATATTATACTAGTTGATTATTAGAATATCTACCAAAGCAACcttataactttaaatatattattttgtacattGTAAAAGAACCttaaaacttttaatttaaaaacggTTCAAAATCTTATTTTTGAGGTTCTttacttttaacttttataCTTATGTTTCTTCCAATAATTTTGTcaactttttagttttatatttttaatcctTATAATTCCAACATCTcataaaaaattacatatattttattatttaactatCATAAATAAAGGTAGTtatgttattatataaatattagtaatacaTGATTTGATCCATATCATTAGGGTTGactatttatatttgattttacgTAATATTATCTATTTGAAGATTGTAGTTATgtttatattacaaaattcTAATACTAGATGATTTTTTGGacaaatataactattttaaattaaaaatatttattctataaagataaatgttttgttatttaaatcatcaaatcatttatttattatataaatctctataatattatttgagaagtcagctTTCTACGTGCCACGCCCACATTAAGTCTCACGGTGGTTGATTACTATGACACCTttaatgaatcaaatatatccaattatcattattaaatatttattttattttcttttttcattttttttattttggtttcctttttcaaataacctatataataaagaaaatttataaattttaaaaacgaaattttttttatatatagtgtaattcataataagaaaagtttacaaaataatcttgattttaaagtaaagaaataatcttccttttttaaaactaatcttaaacaacatcttatatattaaaacagaagtcacaaacttgattcatgtgtgatttgtttttaaatggACCTTTAGAAAATTATGTATCatttatttcatattaatattttcttacttACGTCTATAACTAACGGCTATATACAAACATATTTTGCCATCATTAATGATTCACACACGGTGACCTGGGCTTACGATCATTGTATAATGGGCTTaggataatttaatttaaatttatcgaCTCATTGCTTTATAATTATGATCAACCTCGAGAACTTTAAACCCATCTATGACTAGATTTTAGTAGTCAAATGGAATGTTTATCtttaatctattctattaaaatcgaaatcataatttttttcatgtgtaattttttaatttcgATCATCCTTTAGCAATTTTAttacatgtattttattaaaactaataacaCATAAAATCTTTGAACtaatttaatcataatatattatgatatcttttcatttcaaatataaaagtatatatttaaaaatctaacaaatctgtttgaaaagatttaaacaagatcttaattatcaaaaatcatatgtaaatattttcagtaattttgtaattagtttgaaatattgttatacaataatatattcagtcatcatttataaaatgaaaaataaaaaaaatgttattctattatttattgagctaaatatggtaaaattatattaaattaataaatttatatataatttatttttgtaattatagatatttatttttagaaatacaaTATATTGGTAGGACGGATTAACAttagaaaactatataatacatgtataaaaattaacatttattttattaaagctaatataatcaatcatgttaaaataaaatttttatattgaactaaaatgataaattaatattaaatgattaatttataaattttaattttcataatttagaATATTCATGTTAAAAATGacacattagcaaactatataatacatgtataaaattaagatttttctatatacaataatattatctaaaataaataaaagtaaaatatattgcTAAAAAGAAATCCAGCTTTGAAAGGCGGATCAgaaattagaataaattaaaatacaaaataattttcaaatatgttgttTCTTGCAAATAGTAATTTGTTTAAGaattaaatgcaaatacaataagataaatatataataagaatcaataagTACATACGACGGTTTTAACTACAACATATAAACTATACAATTACTAAATATTGtatctaaaatagttatataaacatttaaatatatgattaacttttaaaaaaggtATACTACTaatgatctaaaataaatatctacgtatataaaactaaaaacaaacacacgtgcgcggatcgagatctagtaatatatattttaaaagtattaagcattttatttaaatcaatctatttctcaaattattataaaagaatttaaataacataaactaagatatcattaatgaataaatttaatataatctttttgttttatatttccttttatatttttcaaataaaatatatgacaaagaaaatatttataaaacctaaaacgaatttgttttttatatttaatgtgatttcataaaaaggcAAGTTGAGaaaaataatcttgatattaaagTTAAGAATTAATCTTTCTTTTTAGAATGTATCAATTATGTTTTTATGCAATTTTGTACCtatcatcactttatttttataattttatttttgaaaattaacatatattaaacTACTAAATCCTATAAAATTAACATAGTGCTTGGGCTATTTACAAATAgccaatttataaatatatatacacatctaAGATGAAAACCAAACTAATGCAACGAATACAATAaatatgatttggttgaattagATTAGAAATAGTTATACTAAATTTGACGTAATATATGTAACATAATATACCCACAAATGAGTAACTAGAccaatccaatttttttaatagaaattcaaacattaaataaaaaataatatattttcatttatagtaatatttttatgCATATAAATTATAGACGACTcaaaatattactaaataaatacgaaattctcaaataatattataatatattaaccaACTATTACAATTAAGTATAAttgttatgtttatttatagaACTTTGAATCGATCAACACTTTAGTTTACTTTTACTGTTTGATTCTCAAAacaacatatattaaattatacataatcttactgaaatatatatacaaatctaAGACAAAAGTCAAACTACATGAAAATAACAAacctaatcaaaattttaatatgtatacTAAAAATATCTTAGTTGAATCGAAAAAGTAAATGTTATCTAATATATCCAAAATTATacgtctaattaaaataatataatgttatttaaaataaaccatgtatattaattacaatataaataacagaataattaaaaattaaaaataaattattaatgaattattataatgtaaatcaattattataatatatttattttataaatatttatactcgtgcatgagcacggaaaaatcatctagtaaaattattatttgtattgaTGGttgtttcttaaaaattattCTTGTTGATTATTAGAGTATCTATCAAAACAACcttataactttaaatatattattttgtgtattctaaaaagaaccttaaaacttttaatttaaaattttgaacaaGGAAACTTCTTATATAAGGTTTCACGgttcaaaatgtttttttgaggtctttacttttaaatttttatacttatgtttcttccaaataattttgctaaattttttattttgtcattttaatcTTTATAATTCAATATCTaatcaaaatttacatatatattttattatttaactatcataaataaatttagaatatgaaaataatactaaaatttatgtatgtttgattttaatttacaagATCTCCAAAAGTTATCCACATAATTTTGACTTAATCTAAAGTCATTGTTGTTAATGAATTCATCAAATTATTCTTTCATGTACCGATTGAATAATTACATAAATAATCTTATGAACAATAAATTATTGTAGattctttatttattataaaaattgtatgattctaactaattttaataaatagtaaaagtgtaaaatatataaaatatataaatttaaagtttagtaTAAAATTTTTCTTTTCGAGATGATATCGAAaccttatattttaaattttaccaaacttaaaaataaaatttccttTGAAGATGCTCTTAGAAAGTTGTAATGGAAATTTTTATTAAGATTTATTTGCTTTGTCAAATCATTTATACTTGGatctaaaacaaaactaaaaaaaatatcatgagATTcagtatttaatattatttggaataatattttattaatgtattatttgAAACATGTTTAATTGGTATaatcttattttataattaccttTAGTTTTTTTATGAGATTCAGtcttttttgatgaataaaaaccttttttttttgtttaacttttgATATAATCATGTTTTACTAATACTTATAGATTGAAAACAGAAATCATAAACGGGGTATAGTCTATTAGACTACTACTATATaacgagtttttttttgtttgtaaaaactACTATATAACGAGTTATTTCAGTCCCTTTGTTTATCAACTATTTTTCGTGTATTCCCATGTTTTccatgtttttaataaaaactttgttttccatgtTTTACTCAGTTTTCCACTATGTCCAACCGAACGACTAATGCGTAAATACCAGTTGTCCCGTGTCTAAGAATGCATATGCACCCATCTAACTATATAGGTGGTCTCaaatttatttacttaaatGGGGAACGTACCTCTTGATCAACTGTTCCTAGATGAAGTGCGCGTTTTACGTTCATGAAAACTAGATCGACGTCAATAATATCTACATTCATCTGCGTATAAAAAGCATTATAGAGCTAAATATAACACGATTTCTTATACGCTAATGTCTTCTTGCCAATTGAAATAGCATATATATGTGTAATTCTGcctacaaataaaataaacagcTAGGTGTACTTTGTCATAAAGTATAAATGCGTAGCCAGTTTGTGTTCTTGTATGGTTGGGTAAATGTAAAAAACCACGTCCATGCAAAGTCAGCTAAACAAAAAGAGTAATAAAGTTGAAACAGAAATAAATGTGAGGGAAAAAATGTCAAGACGGTGACGAAATTGTTTGTAAGAAAGTAACTTTATCAGTATTTTCCTAAATAGATAGAGAAAGTATTTCAAAGAAAAGAAATAGCTTTTGGTTTCGAAGAGAAGGATATTGAAGCAAACTTGTTACGCTCCAAATGGTGTATAAATACACATGATTATAGCACTACTCCGCTATGAGTCAGATAACAAACAAACCTTCCCATAGAAAAAGAAAACCACATACAAAATCAGCCACAACTTTTTCAATAATGGCGAACGAAAACTCGAGCTTCCAAGAATTAGCCATAGGAACTACGGTTAGCTTCAAAAGGGGGAGTACCGGAGAGCGGTTTCATGGATCGGTCTTCTATTTTAGCCCACAATTAAATGGTTCCCTTTTTGGAATCCAGAACGGTATGTTCAATATATATTAACTCTATGAGTAATGAATTAGGATTTCTACTTGTGTTTTCCGTAGAGAGAGTAGTGGtggatttttgaaaatttaagattttagaTTGAAAATATCTTAGAACCTGATTTATTTTCTGGTTAACTTGT
The window above is part of the Brassica napus cultivar Da-Ae chromosome C8, Da-Ae, whole genome shotgun sequence genome. Proteins encoded here:
- the BNAC08G08490D gene encoding uncharacterized protein BNAC08G08490D isoform X2, whose amino-acid sequence is MSQITNKPSHRKRKPHTKSATTFSIMANENSSFQELAIGTTVSFKRGSTGERFHGSVFYFSPQLNGSLFGIQNVGVWRVDGRYERISGFNHFNLNDITELQVNVVPRQNPNTQDAQNNNNNDGSSSKSIESKMGALRLDPPSK
- the BNAC08G08490D gene encoding uncharacterized protein BNAC08G08490D isoform X1; amino-acid sequence: MSQITNKPSHRKRKPHTKSATTFSIMANENSSFQELAIGTTVSFKRGSTGERFHGSVFYFSPQLNGSLFGIQNGVWRVDGRYERISGFNHFNLNDITELQVNVVPRQNPNTQDAQNNNNNDGSSSKSIESKMGALRLDPPSK